The nucleotide window CCGCTGCTGCGTGCGGCCCCCGACCACGTCGTCCATCGTCTGCGCCGACTCGGCGTGACGCCCGGGGCGGCGACGGTCGCCGTCGGGGTCGCGGCCCTGGCCGGTGCGGTCATGGGCCTGTTGATCGACCTCGGACGCCTGGGCCCGACGGCGGTGTGGTGGGTGGCGGGGGCGGCCGGGATCGTGGTGCTGGGGCTGGTGTGGGTGCCGGTGTACCGGCCGGGGGTGGGACGGCCGCGGCGGCCGTACGGGACGCCCTCGGGCAGGAGCGCCGCGCCGCGGCCCTACGACCGCGACGGCCAGCTGGCACTCAGGCGGCGGACTAGCTGACCGGACCGGCAGGGTGAACGGGTGGGCCGAGCGCGTCGGTCGTGTCGGTCGAGTCGGGTGTCGCTTCGGGCGCCGCTTCGGGCGTGGGGCCTGGCAGGTGCGGTCGTCCATCGACAAGGATGCCCCGATGAACGATCACATAGCCCCGCGTCCGCCCGTGCTGAGCCCGGTTCGTTGGGTGGCCCGCGGTGCCGTCATGGCCCTGGCCCTCGCCGGTGCCGCGTGGGTGGCCCGGGCCCTGTGGCACGTTCGGCTCGCGGCGGCCGGGATGCCGGACGCCGGGCCGCTCTACCGGGACGGGGACCGGCAGCGCCTGCCGACGCCGCTGGAGGACGGCTACCACGTCGTCAGCTCGGTGGGAGATGTCGCCACCCTGATCTGCGCGCTCACGTTCCTGCTCTGGCTGCAACGCCTCCGGGACAACGCCCGCACCCTCTCCGGCCGACCCCCGCGCTACGCCGGGATCTGGGTCTACGCCGGCTGGATCATCCCCGTCGCGAACCTCTGGATCCCCCGCGGAGTCGTCGCCGACATCCACCACGCCGGCGCCCCCGAGGCGCGACTGCCGCGCGCGGTGAACTGGTGGTGGGCCCTGTGGCTCGTGGCGATGCTCAGCGGCACGGGCCTGATGTACGCGGACACGACGGACGAGGTCATCGCACGGGCCTACGACAAGGTGGAGCTGCTCCTGGCGGCCGACGCGGCGGTGATCGGCGCGGCGGTGGCGGCCGTCTTCGTCGTACGCGCGCTGACGGCGACTCAGCAGCGGTACGCCCCATGACCCCCACCGCGTACCCCCGGACAGGTGATCGTTTGACGCCGCCCAACCCCCCCTCAACCCCACAAACCCCCAGCTCACCCGCCACCTACACATAAGCAGCAGATAAAAGTTGAGCCCC belongs to Streptomyces graminofaciens and includes:
- a CDS encoding DUF4328 domain-containing protein, with amino-acid sequence MNDHIAPRPPVLSPVRWVARGAVMALALAGAAWVARALWHVRLAAAGMPDAGPLYRDGDRQRLPTPLEDGYHVVSSVGDVATLICALTFLLWLQRLRDNARTLSGRPPRYAGIWVYAGWIIPVANLWIPRGVVADIHHAGAPEARLPRAVNWWWALWLVAMLSGTGLMYADTTDEVIARAYDKVELLLAADAAVIGAAVAAVFVVRALTATQQRYAP